The Methanolacinia petrolearia DSM 11571 genome has a segment encoding these proteins:
- a CDS encoding DUF63 family protein encodes MIGDFIYKYYVGPIVNGGAYTIVDTLTYAIILIVSVYLVYKWLIRAGIEIDKDFVLSLIPYIVLGGFLRVVEDTGIIPYPYYVLLITPLIYFVIFFYAIVVLVLSRALEGRKIIADYHKGFATGGIIACAISLVPLVWYGLTVTQINFFVMFSILGIACISSLAVWAFVKYALKWDYVDDILYRLLIFGHMLDASATSFGIDLHEVTYVEQHVVGSALIEATGTAFSMFALKLVVIIPAIYILQIYRQEGNKALFHLIILAMIMVGLAPGIRDMVRMILYV; translated from the coding sequence ATGATTGGGGATTTTATATACAAATATTACGTTGGTCCAATCGTCAACGGCGGAGCGTATACAATCGTTGATACGCTCACCTACGCAATTATCCTGATTGTATCGGTGTACCTGGTCTATAAATGGCTTATTCGCGCTGGAATCGAGATTGACAAGGACTTCGTCCTGTCGCTTATTCCGTATATCGTCCTGGGCGGATTTCTCCGTGTTGTCGAGGATACGGGAATTATACCCTATCCCTATTATGTTCTTTTGATAACTCCGCTGATTTACTTCGTGATTTTCTTCTATGCGATAGTGGTCCTGGTGCTCTCAAGAGCACTTGAAGGGAGAAAGATCATAGCGGATTATCACAAGGGTTTTGCAACAGGGGGGATTATTGCATGCGCGATCTCCCTGGTTCCGCTGGTTTGGTACGGGCTCACGGTAACCCAGATAAACTTCTTCGTGATGTTTTCAATCCTCGGGATTGCATGCATATCGTCCCTTGCAGTCTGGGCGTTCGTCAAATACGCCCTTAAATGGGATTATGTCGACGACATCCTTTACAGGCTGCTAATATTCGGGCATATGCTCGACGCAAGTGCGACAAGTTTCGGTATAGACCTCCACGAGGTGACGTATGTCGAGCAGCATGTCGTGGGTTCGGCATTGATCGAAGCGACCGGCACCGCATTTTCTATGTTCGCGTTAAAGCTCGTCGTGATAATTCCCGCGATCTATATACTCCAGATCTACAGGCAGGAAGGAAACAAAGCGCTGTTCCACCTGATTATTCTCGCGATGATCATGGTAGGGCTTGCACCGGGAATACGCGACATGGTGAGGATGATCCTCTATGTTTGA